From Primulina huaijiensis isolate GDHJ02 unplaced genomic scaffold, ASM1229523v2 scaffold43403, whole genome shotgun sequence:
GGCAGTCAAATCACTACCGCCCCTCCCCAATGTGGTCACTGCGCAGCTTCTCCAACCCTACAACCAGAGAAGGCCACAATATCTTCAAACTCAAATATAATTACGCAAAAAGTGCAGTCACATAATAAAGAATATCTGCAATAACGGGGAAACCTTCCCAAGGAAGCCAGTCACAATAGGAATTGCAGGATCACTAATCCAATCTCCATGCAATCTCTTTGCTACAGCTGGATAAGTTGCTTCTAAAATATCCGCATTTGTGAAATCATCAGTAGTTATAAAACCTATCTCGAAGGCATCATACTGCAAAGCAATCAAAATGTTTGGATATTCAATAATATGTGATGCTGATGGTTTCTACCGATAATCATTGGAaagacaagaaaaagaaaagaataaaaatgatttttccgACAGAATATGTTGTATTATCTTGTGATATGGTGACTGAAAGATGTCCAAGATAAAGGAAAATGAACTATACATTGTAGCATACCCTTTCCTCCAAAAACGGTAGTTCATTCTAGCTGCTGACTTATGCCAGCATCTGAAAAAAGTATATTATAGCCCAAACTGAATTCACCAAGCTTTACAATGAAGAGGTGGGTGGGCTTTGACAAATGTTGAACAATATACGTTACATTAGATGAATCAAGAAAAGCACCAAAGAGGCCAATAAACTTTAAGACACTATAGGGGATAACTTTTAATCACAAGTTGTTGGCTAGAGAAAAAAATATGAAGGCAAATTATTATGAAATTATTCTAAACCACTGGCAAAAACTTAATTCTTTGTAAGAAAGAAACACATACTTGCCGCGCTTTGATGCCGATTCTATTCAAATATGCTGCAAAAATCCTAGTGCACATGCACTCCCCAAAAGATACTAAATAGTCCATTGTTCTTGGAGTCATCTCTTTTATCATAGCAATTCCATTCAGAAGTTGTTCCAACTCAAAAAGATGCTCTGCAGAAATCCACAAGGGAGAAGAATCATAAACCAAAAATTGAATAGACGATGACCACAACTTATAGACAAAAGACTATAAGCAAACTGCTAAAGCTGAGCAAAACTCAACCTAGGATGCTATGTTCCGAGATTTCACCAAACAGCAAAAATACGAACTAAACATTATACACAAAAGAATAATTGTGCTGAAACTAATGTAGACGGGATATAAGCAAAATTGTAAATGCACATGCAGTAGAAATGAATTCTTATGCAATCAAACAGGCTTAGTAAAGACCAATTGTTCGAAACGCAGTCCTTCCACGGCCCATATTATTCAAAAGCATCCTAAAACGATAACTACATACAATGGTGGGGCAAAGTTAGTTTTCATGAATTCCATTGGTAACAGAAGGATAACTCACTTGCAATTATAGATCTTTCAACTCCAAGGTCATCTGCAGTCCTGAGTATAGCAAGATTGCCATTGAGGTAAATTCCTCAAGAAAAAAATCAGAACAAAACATAGAAATATTATGAATAGTTACCGCAAATGCAAATCCTTTATGAAGGCCAATTCTTGAAGATCGGATATTTTTGTAACACCGCATTTGACAGCTTTTTCTCCAGCCTGATATTCAAAGCATCGACTAAAATCCGATCTAAAATCTTCTCATAAGACTTTTCATAGCATGGAGATACGCAAAGATTAAAACATGTCTGTAGACAGCAGAAATATGTACCTACCAGTAAAAGATTGTTGGTTGTTTTTCCCATAGCGGAAAGAACAATAACAGGCCTCTCTTCTGGAAAACTGAGTATAAGGTCAGCTACTTCTCGCATTCTATCTGCAGAGGCAACAGATGAACCACCAAACTTCATCACACATGTCAACTCCttcttaatttcttcagaatcTTGGTTTTCAGTATCATTCCTATCGATCAAATCAACATTCCCAGCCTCCCGAGTGAACTGCAGGGAAACAGTTCCGCGAGACCCTTTCAGCAATACACATTGACCAGGAACACAAGAGATGCCGGATACACCAAAATGAAGAGGAAGCTGGCGGTGCTGAAAGAATGACTCTCTCTTTGAGAAAGTCAGACATGGAGTTTTGACTCCGCATATATGCAATACCATTGCCATGCTTAATGATTCGTTAAAGAAAGCAGTGTGAGTCTGAAAGAAAATTAatggaaaaacaaaaaataagatAGCTGATTTGTGGAGAACACTTCTCCAAGTCCTGTAAAGGTACAATCAGAGAGCACACACGCAACCTGCAAATTCCGTAGCAACATAAGACATTATTATTTGGTAAATGTCTAATATAATACACAGAAGACCGTGCAAATTGTTCAATAACTTCATTTTCACATCTTCATGGGATAATTatcaacaatattttttaagcgcgaagaagaaaaattatgaaattgGGACAGAAAgcataaaataagaaaaaaaagacTGAAGAGTTTCAAATTGAAGTACCTGAAAACAAAgcttttgagttttgaaagggAAAGAATGAAGCTCCTTCCTCGAAAGAGATGTAGAAGCAGAGGCAGTGGCAGGCTTTACCAGACTCTAAAACGATATGGGCACTGATATTGCATCCAAGCCTAAGATAACAACAGCCACCAATTCAATAAACAAATGTGATCCAAAAGGGATTGTAAATGTAAGTCAAACTGCTTAAGTGACTAAACAAAGTATTTACAATATGGTGCATCAACAAATCCTACAGAAATACTTCAAATAGCAGTAAGTACCACGACAAGCTTATGGAAACATAAGCAGTTTCAAATGTGatgataaataaatagaaaaaaacaaagaaaatcacCAAGAGGAATGAGTCAATCATAGTCTCAAACTACCCCGTAGATTAGATGCCACAGAAACAAAAGGCAAACTCATCTCAAACATCATTGATTTCTTATAATTGACAATAATAATAAGCTAATTAAGTTTCAAAGCGAGAGATACCTTAATGCATGCGCCATGCATACCTCATAGAATTGACCATATAACCTAGTGAGAGATTGTAGACCGAATGCATTGTAAATAATAAGCTAATTAAGTTTCAAAGCGAGAGATACCTTAATGCAGGCGCCACGCATACCTCATAGAATTGACCATATAAGCTAGTGGGAGATCGTAGATCGTATGCATTGTAAAATTGAATCGTGAAGTAGAAGTTCTGTTCAAAAGATACGTCTAAATGACAAATTGTCTCACAAGAACAAAGACTTGTCACCAAATGACACCCCTAAATGAATAGTTGTCTCTTGCGAGAAATCACCTCTCTTGAGCAAGAGTACTTGACGTGAATCTAACTTTTGGTGAATTATAAGTAAAACAGTTAATATTTACTCCACGACTTTTTCATTATAAATTGGAAGTTTGCGAGCATGCCTAAAAGCCAAATCATTAGCAGCAACTTTCCTTCATGAAAACAACCAAATGCAGATTAAATAAATGATGCTTCATGATCCCACTATCTGTTATAATAACGTTCAGAAAATAAATTCAGAGTAAAGCAAAGCGACATGGACAAGCATTTCCTTAAAAGCATCGAAATCCAAATTTTAG
This genomic window contains:
- the LOC140970266 gene encoding aspartokinase 2, chloroplastic-like isoform X2 — protein: MAMVLHICGVKTPCLTFSKRESFFQHRQLPLHFGVSGISCVPGQCVLLKGSRGTVSLQFTREAGNVDLIDRNDTENQDSEEIKKELTCVMKFGGSSVASADRMREVADLILSFPEERPVIVLSAMGKTTNNLLLAGEKAVKCGVTKISDLQELAFIKDLHLRTADDLGVERSIIAKHLFELEQLLNGIAMIKEMTPRTMDYLVSFGECMCTRIFAAYLNRIGIKARQYDAFEIGFITTDDFTNADILEATYPAVAKRLHGDWISDPAIPIVTGFLGKGWRSCAVTTLGRGGSDLTATSIGKALGLREIQVWKDVDGVLTCDPNIYPHAEPVSYLTFDEAAELAYFGAQVLHPQSMRPAREGDIPVRVKNSYNPKAPGTLITRTRDMSEAVLTSIVLKRNVTMLDIVSTRMLGQVGFLAKVFSIFEDLGISVDVVATSEVSISLTLDPSKLWSRELIQQELDRVVEELENIAVVNLLQHRSIISLIGNVQRSSLILEKAFHVLRTNGVNVQMISQGASKVNISLIVNDSESEHCVRALHSAFFGADLSDLVSTNGKSSP
- the LOC140970266 gene encoding aspartokinase 2, chloroplastic-like isoform X1, which encodes MAMVLHICGVKTPCLTFSKRESFFQHRQLPLHFGVSGISCVPGQCVLLKGSRGTVSLQFTREAGNVDLIDRNDTENQDSEEIKKELTCVMKFGGSSVASADRMREVADLILSFPEERPVIVLSAMGKTTNNLLLAGEKAVKCGVTKISDLQELAFIKDLHLRTADDLGVERSIIAKHLFELEQLLNGIAMIKEMTPRTMDYLVSFGECMCTRIFAAYLNRIGIKARQYDAFEIGFITTDDFTNADILEATYPAVAKRLHGDWISDPAIPIVTGFLGKGWRSCAVTTLGRGGSDLTATSIGKALGLREIQVWKDVDGVLTCDPNIYPHAEPVSYLTFDEAAELAYFGAQVLHPQSMRPAREGDIPVRVKNSYNPKAPGTLITRTRDMSEAVLTSIVLKRNVTMLDIVSTRMLGQVGFLAKVFSIFEDLGISVDVVATSEVSISLTLDPSKLWSRELIQQASELDRVVEELENIAVVNLLQHRSIISLIGNVQRSSLILEKAFHVLRTNGVNVQMISQGASKVNISLIVNDSESEHCVRALHSAFFGADLSDLVSTNGKSSP